Genomic window (Mycoplasma sp. NEAQ87857):
AATCTTGAAGTACAATAGTCATATTGTCTCTTAGAGTTTTGGTATCAATGTTTCTTAATTCATTTCCATCAATAGTAATATTACCACTAGCATAATCATAATATTTACTAATTAAGCTAATAATAGTAGTTTTTCCTGCACCTGTAGGCCCAACAATTGCAACTACTTCACCAGGTTTAGCTACAAATGAAGCATTTTGTAATTGATATTTTCTTGAATTAGGTACATATTTAAAATAAACATCTTTGAATTCTATTAAACCTTGAATTTCTTTTGGTTTAATAGTTTCATGCTCTTTTGAAGGAGCTTGAATGTGGATTAATTTGAATAATCTTCCAGAAGATGCAATCCCTATTTGAAGGTTAAAAGTACTATTTAAAATATTTTGAAATGGTGACATTAAATTTCAAGCGATTGATACATAAGTAATAATTAATCCAGCACTAGGAGTTCCATTAGCATTTTGAAAACCTAAAGAAGCTAATCCATAAGCTTGAACATCATTAAAGTAAAATAATGCAGCAATTCCTGAAATCATTAAAATAATAGTATTTGAAATAACTCCATATAAAGTATCAAAACTTTTAGCTACAACATCTCCTAAATAAGCTGTATTTCTTATCTCTTTAGTAATTTTCTTTAAACTTTCAAAAATAGCTTCTTGTTGATCAAATGAATTAGTTACTTTGGTATTTGCCACCATTTCTTCAACAAAAGCGTTTAATTTACCAAATGAATCTTGTACTTTAATAAATTGTGGTTGAGATTTTTTGATTAATAAAAACACTAATCCAAACATCAATAATGAAACAGGCACAATAATTAAAGTTAATGAACCTGAGATTAAAGATAAGATAATAATTGATACACAAATAGAAAATATATTTCCTGGAATTTGTGTTAAAACTTGAAATAATGAGTTAGCAACGTTGTTAACATCAACTATTAATGTTGAAATTAAATCACCAGTTTTATTTCTGTCATAGAAGTTCATAGGCATTTTATGAAGCTTAAGTACAATTTCTCTTCTTAATCGCTCTCCTGCACCAAAACTGACTTTTACATATAAATAATTTTCAATATATCTACAAGTTCCATAAAGTAAGAATGAAGTTACTAATAAACTTAAAGTAACTCAAAATCCTTTAGTATTAAAAATTAATTGCTTTCCTTCAATAATTGGTTGAATATATCAAGTAACAATTGAACCAATTAAAAAGCTTCCTACAATATAAAATAATGAATTTAAAGCAGAAAATAACAATCCTAAAAATAATGTTTTTTTATCAGCTAATAAGTATGAAAATAAAGTCTTTAAGGTTTTTTTGAATTTTGTATCTGTTTGGTCTTTTTTAAGCTCTTCAGATATCTTACGTGTTTCATATTCTTGCACCTTAACCTCCTTATTGTTCTAATTGGTTTTGATTAATGCTTCTGTATCATTCACAAGTTTTTAATAATTCTTCGTGTGTTCCTTGAGCAACAATCTCACCTTTATCCATAACTAAAATCTTATTAGCGTGTTTAATTGAATTAACTTTTTGAGAAATAATAACTGTGGTACAGTCATAATTATTATTAATATTATTAATTAATTTTTTAGTAGTTATATTATCTAAAGCACTAGTAGAGTCATCTAAAATTAAAATTTTAGGATCTATTAACAATGTTCTTGCAATAGATAATCTTTGTTTTTGACCACCAGATAAACTCTTTCCTCTTTGAGCTACTTTATGATCTAATCTATCAGGGAATGTTTTAATAAAATCATAAGCACAAGCATTATTTAATGCTTTTTCAACTTCTTTTTCATTAGCATTAGGTTTAGAAAAAGTAACATTACTTAAAATAGTTCCTGAATAAAGCAATGATTCTTGATATACAATACCTACTTTTGAATGTAAATCATGAGTATTAATATCTTTAACTTCATTATTATTTATTAAAATATTACCTTCAGTATATTTCATATTATTAACTAATAAATTAGCTAAAGTACTTTTACCACTACCTGTAGGTCCAATAATACCTAAAGTTTGACCACCTTCAACACTGAAATTAATATTTTTAACTGCATAATCTTCAGAAGTTTCAAAGTATTTAAAGTTAACATTTTTAAATTCAATTCCATAATTTCTTACATCATTAACTTTATTTCCTTTTGAAACAATTCTATATCCGTTTGGCACATATAAATTGTCATACTTAACATTTAAAACATCAGTAATTCTTTTGGCACTAATTTTAGCTCTAAAAAATGAGCTTAAAAATTGTGCAAAAGTAATAATACCTAAAGCAATAATAAATTCATATTCAATAAAAACATTGATTTTAGCCAATAATTGACCATTAGCATTGCCATCACCAATAATTTTTGCAGCCATTATAAAAATTAAAACTACAATTAAATTAACAATCACAAAAAACGCAGGAGTTCCTATACTAAAAATCTTAAAGATTTTTGATTCGGTATTAACTCAAGTTTTATTAGTTGTGTCAAACTTATTAAATTGTTTCTCTTGTAAATTGTATGCTTTAATAAATTTAGCTCCATTAATTGTTTCAGTAACTTCTTTAGTTATGTTATCTAAATTCTTTCTGTTTTTTTGGATTAATGGTGTAACTTTTATAAAAATAAAAGCTAAAACCCCAACTAAAACAGGAACAATTGCAATAATTGCATATGAGAATTGAACATCTGTTAAAAATGCAAAAATTAAACCAAAACAAATAAATAATGGTGCTTTAATTAATGCTGTAGATGCACTAATTAAAAACTCTCAAAAGATTGCAACATCATCATTAATTCTAGTTAATAAACTTTCTTCTTTAAATGTTGCAATATCTTTTAAACTTAATAATTGATATTTTTTAAATAATGTATTTCTATAATGATTTGAAGCGTTTTCACCAGCTCATATAATAATTAAAATACTTGAAATGCTAGTTATTCCACCTAAAAGTATTAATCCCACAACACTACCAATCAGTAATTTTAGTAAATACTTATACTCACCAATAATTTTTCATTTAAAAATTACTATTTCTTTAGTAGGTTGTTCGTTGATTAATAATGTAATAAATTGACTTAGTAACACAGGTAATATCATAGTCACAGCTATATTTATTAATGTAAAGAATATACCAAGCATAAAAAATAATTTAATCTTACGAGGTAAAATTTTAAACATTTGTATCATAATCAACCACCTTTCTAACTCTTTATCATAATAATATCTTTATATTATATATAAGTATTATGTATAAATAAGGAAATTTTATCCTTAAAAAAGGGTATAAAAAAATGGCGATCACGATAGGATTCGAACCTACGACCACAAGCTTAGAAGGCTCGTGCTCTATCCAACTGAGCTACGCGACCACGTTTAATATAAATATATCATATTTTTTAATTTTTCAAAATACTTTTTATTTTGTAAAATTAAATAAAGGAGATATATGCAAAATATCGGTTTAGAGACTTTTTATAACACAAAACAAATTAGAGACAATATTAATCGTTTATTAAAATATAAATGATGAATAATAATTTCTTGTTTAGGTAGTTTAATTGTGTTTCTTGTTATGCACGCAATTTTTATGTTTAATGTATTTAGCACTATTAAAGAAGTTTATTCTTCTAAAGAAACATATAATATCTATAAAAATATTATAAACGCAAACCCTGATGCAATTATTACTGAAGAATTTAAAATATTCGCTATTTTTTATCAAGTTATGTACAACATTGCTTGATTAGCAAGTTTTACTTATATTGTATGATTTTTAACATTAACATCTAGCTCAAAAACTTTATCAAACTTCTATAAAAGTAATCCATACTTATATAAACAATATACTAATGTTAAAGGTTTTGGAACAGCAGCATTAATTCTTTTCTTTGTTGGTTTTATGCTTCCAATTTTAGCTCCAATAATGTGAATTGTTTCTATTATTCTTTCACTTGTATTTGTAATCAAAATTAATAAAATTAAAATTGATGATGAAATTCTTGCAATTTCTTCGTATAATGTTGGAAATGTATTTAATTTTAAATTTTAAAAACCAGGATTAATCCTGGTTTTCTTTTAATCTTAAATAACAAACATTTGCAATCATCGCTCCATTATCTGTTGCATATTTTAAACTTGGAATAATAGTATTAGGATGTAATGTTAAAAATTTAGATCTAAGTTCACTATTAGCACTAACCCCTCCACCAAGCACCAAAGTTTTAACTTCATATTTTTCTAAAGCTAATTTAGTTTTATCAATTAAATAATCCACTGCAACTTTTTGAAAACTTGCAGCAATTTGATTTTTATCAAATGCTATTTCTTTCATTTTGCAACTATTTAAATAGTTTAATACTTGGGTTTTTAAACCACTAAAAGAAAAATCTAATGGGTGCTCTGTTTTTGGTTTAGTAAATGATAAATATTCT
Coding sequences:
- a CDS encoding ABC transporter ATP-binding protein: MQEYETRKISEELKKDQTDTKFKKTLKTLFSYLLADKKTLFLGLLFSALNSLFYIVGSFLIGSIVTWYIQPIIEGKQLIFNTKGFWVTLSLLVTSFLLYGTCRYIENYLYVKVSFGAGERLRREIVLKLHKMPMNFYDRNKTGDLISTLIVDVNNVANSLFQVLTQIPGNIFSICVSIIILSLISGSLTLIIVPVSLLMFGLVFLLIKKSQPQFIKVQDSFGKLNAFVEEMVANTKVTNSFDQQEAIFESLKKITKEIRNTAYLGDVVAKSFDTLYGVISNTIILMISGIAALFYFNDVQAYGLASLGFQNANGTPSAGLIITYVSIAWNLMSPFQNILNSTFNLQIGIASSGRLFKLIHIQAPSKEHETIKPKEIQGLIEFKDVYFKYVPNSRKYQLQNASFVAKPGEVVAIVGPTGAGKTTIISLISKYYDYASGNITIDGNELRNIDTKTLRDNMTIVLQDSFLFNLTILDNLKLAKPNASMDEIIEAAKMTKAHHFIKSLPNGYNTMIENNGANISQGQKQLLSLTRAILSNRSILILDEATSNIDSATEQIVQKSMLHLMENKTSFVIAHRLSTIKNANKIIVIDNGFIIEQGNHKELLEKQGFYYDLYTSQFNNQAK
- a CDS encoding ABC transporter ATP-binding protein yields the protein MIQMFKILPRKIKLFFMLGIFFTLINIAVTMILPVLLSQFITLLINEQPTKEIVIFKWKIIGEYKYLLKLLIGSVVGLILLGGITSISSILIIIWAGENASNHYRNTLFKKYQLLSLKDIATFKEESLLTRINDDVAIFWEFLISASTALIKAPLFICFGLIFAFLTDVQFSYAIIAIVPVLVGVLAFIFIKVTPLIQKNRKNLDNITKEVTETINGAKFIKAYNLQEKQFNKFDTTNKTWVNTESKIFKIFSIGTPAFFVIVNLIVVLIFIMAAKIIGDGNANGQLLAKINVFIEYEFIIALGIITFAQFLSSFFRAKISAKRITDVLNVKYDNLYVPNGYRIVSKGNKVNDVRNYGIEFKNVNFKYFETSEDYAVKNINFSVEGGQTLGIIGPTGSGKSTLANLLVNNMKYTEGNILINNNEVKDINTHDLHSKVGIVYQESLLYSGTILSNVTFSKPNANEKEVEKALNNACAYDFIKTFPDRLDHKVAQRGKSLSGGQKQRLSIARTLLIDPKILILDDSTSALDNITTKKLINNINNNYDCTTVIISQKVNSIKHANKILVMDKGEIVAQGTHEELLKTCEWYRSINQNQLEQ